The Scylla paramamosain isolate STU-SP2022 chromosome 20, ASM3559412v1, whole genome shotgun sequence nucleotide sequence taataatttttcttcattctacaTATTTGTAGGTTGTCTTTATTTCAAAATTCATTCAGTGTGCATGGTGATACTTAATACTGTAAAGATGGCAGTAACATTTTTATGAATATCTGCCAGGTCTCAGCTACAGGGGGCTTCACTGCGGGGTCTGCTGGTCTTGGCAGCCTTGGGCTTGGTGCTGGGGGATGCTGTGCTGACTAATGCTGCGTTAGCTGAGCTCACTCCACATCAACACAACAAGGAACACCTCCACAACATAGCATTCTTGAGGGCTGctgaggcaacagcaaaagtacATTTCCATTGTCAAGTGCTtatgtttcaatttttttaaaaaattttttatTCAGTGCCAGAATAATTATCATGCATGTCACAATTTCTAACCTTCAAATTTAAAGTAGAGGTGCAGTgaatccttccctctctctcagggcaACATAAAGGAGGCCAAATGTATACTGAGTCGAACCATCCATCAGCACCCATCCAGTGCACCTCTATGGCAGGCATTGGCTCAGCACCTTCTCACTCACCTACCCAGCACCAAGCAGTCAAGGGGTGCCAACATCATTACtgtcaccactgctgctgcagcCTGTGCCTCAGCAGCAGCCAAGCTAACACAATCAGCAGGATTGCATAAAACCATTGCTCAGGTATTTCAAAGATTACATTCTAGCAGGGTAGttttatgtgtgtatgagtgtgtggtgctttgtctgggccaccctgtatgGAATTTCCAATCTTCTATATAGAATGAAATAGTTTTATGTGGAAATTCATGTTCATTCACTTCATTAAtatcttttatttcagtttcctttctcctctactAAGTGCTCACAATTACAGTAGACTCATTAAGCTGAATATTACAACAGTGACCATACTACTAtatcatatatacatacatgtagTATTATAATACATATACATCCTTACTTCATATTGAATTATAGTCCCATAGGTGAGTTACAATAATATCAGCAGTGTTAAAGAAAAGTCATATGAACAGGATGCTGTGACAAGTGTACTAGCCACTATTGAGCTGGAGAGGGCCAAGAAGAGCAAGGAGGGAGTAAGTCTGCGACAGGCCCAACGTGCTGTCCTCATGTGTCCAGGCTCCCCTGAGGCATGGGCCATGTTCCTTGCTGCCCAAGTTGTATCAGGACGTGCACAAGTATGGAGAAAAGTATTTTGTGACCTGTGTATCATATGAGCTAGGGAAACATAAATACCATTAAGAAAATAGTTTTTAAGCTTGACTTTTCTACTGAATTATATATCTGTCTTTTTAGTTGAACTAATATGTCTTTCTTAGAAATCTTTCTCAAGGAAATGGCCATGTTGGCCTTTAGTTGCTTCACCGCATGGAACACACTAATTGATTTGCACTCACATGCCTCAATtttattaaattaaattaattttatCCACAGCTCTGTCTATTTGAAATTTAGTTGTGCAACTAGATAATCTTAGGTAGAATATTTTGTATTGTGCTTTGTGTGAAAATGGCACTCTTTTATCTTATGCTATGGGACCTCCCATATTCTATATTGCTCTACAGTTTACTCTGCCATACAGCACTTCCAAATCCATGAATGCAAAGTATAGTTTATAtaatttgttcatatttttttttcagtaactgttgAACTTTggaatttcttcctcttctaatttTCTAATCTTATCATATACAAtttctttactattatttttcttatgtgaTACTTGAGCAAAGGGAGTTAGCCCAGACATGAGATAATTTTTTGTCACATATTCAAGAaagtaacttttcttttttcctctgttttttccATCAGAGCAAGAACATCTGTCAGCTGGCTCACATATGGTCTCAGAAGGCATCTCCAGGTGTTTCTTCTTGGCTCAAGACTCTTGCAACGAATATAGAAAATGTTGCATAATGGCTGTGATATTAcccttcatgttttctttgtgaACAGTGTTGCTTGAACTTACTCTGATGCAGTTATTCATATATTAACACATATCTAATCACTTCTGTCATGTCTATAGAATTTTTGTTGTCCGTGTGAACCTCTCTGAGAAATTTAATTGTTTGCAtgtaactacaaaaaaaaaaaaaaaattgactgaTTATTTCAGTCTGCACTTAAACTAGTAAATCCCTGAAGTACTGGAAAATATATCTGAGTAATAACAACATTTAATTTCAGTCTTTCAAGTTTAGTATTTGGCCAGACTGCATTACTAGAAAGTTTTGCATACATGGTAAAACATTACTGTCAAACCCAACCTGGTATCAAATTAAATAAGTTATGTTCGCAAGGAAGAACCTTTAAtagattattctctctctctctctctctctctctctctctctctctctctctctctctctctctctctctctctctctctctctctctctctctctctctctctctctctctctctctctctctctctggtttagaCTAGCTGCTTTCTTTTACGTAATGTTGATAAGGTAAATGACATACTGTACTGTAGAAAtttctttcatgtatttatttatttgtttattattaattattattattgtttttatttattttttgcaagatGGCATTCAtgaaaaggagaacaaaggaATTTAGCATTAATCTATGTAAGTAATGACTTATAGTGGCATTCACAGTTAGGATAACTTATAATATTTAAagcaaatttttatattatttatacaATAATTTCTTTCCTGCATGCAACATCTCATGTTGAAATGCATGCCATGTTTTTATAACCTATGTTTCCTGCCAGGCATTGGGCATCATAATACTGCTCACCACTCTCCTCCAAACTGGCTGTAAAGGCTCCTAAGATGACACCTGCAGTCTTTCCTGTGTTGTCTTAATGAGTAAATTATTATTGACATAGGGTGTAACActgccttccatcaccatcaccatatcCAAGACTTTAGTCACTACAACATTTATTCCAGATCACCTTGTCAGTTATTCATTGCCTCATAGCAGGAACATCAAAGTGATCAGTTGTTCTACAGCCAGCAAGCAAGATATCAAATTCATTGCCATGCAGAATTGGTGTTTCAAAGTGCTAGATGATAATTTTAGTTGTCAAATCCTTGCATCATAAAGTGAATACTGTAATTATCCTCATTAACTCCATTATCCAAAATATGCTTCAATGCAGACAACCAGgtaatacagtgtgtgtgtgtgtgtgtgcatgcgtgcgtgcgtgcatgtgtgcgtgcgtgtgcatgtTTTGTTCAGGTTATTTCCTTTTGTTGGTAATTACAAGTAGAGATATTTGTCTTTATTAGTTTTGTTTCTGTTGTGGTAGGGATAAGGTCTGATCACACTCTGCAGCCAAGCTGGAAGAAGATTGTCTCTGAATTCCCTCTATACTCGTATAATAAATTCTACTATAAGGAATAGAGTGAGTGGACTGGGGACTTCTTTTGTATCTTTATTCCTACAATATGAGAAAGGATGTTATGTCTAGGTTACCTCCCTTTAAGATGAATCTAAGCCTGGTTTATAaataagtttaaaaaaaattttttgggggggagatcTTGTTCAGTTCAAATTTACTCATGTACTCCATAACCAGTCATGGTGCTAGCATTGCTTTCAGTCAGTAAAGGCATCATTCAGGTCACCAAGTTGCCAAATATGTAAGATTTAGGTACCCATGTTATGTTTATCATGCACATAGTCTTGACACTACCAGCTTCAAAACAACTGAAGAAATTATGATTTGAGTCATTAAGCAGTAGCAGACTTCCAACCTTTGGATAACCACATCTTActtaatctatatatatatatatatatatatatatatatatatatatatatatatatatatatatatatatatatatatatatatatatatagattaagTAAGATGTGGTTATCCAAAGGTTGGAAGTCTGCTACTGCTTAAtgcaaaaatattgaaaattcaTTTGTACTTAACATACAACATAATGCCCAGATGACAGGGGTTAATGCTATGGTGATATTAGCAACAACTGAAGTCTCTTATTTTTCCAGAAGTGAGGATTGCCATCCTCTACTGTATTTGTACTATGTGCTTTCATTTTATTGTCCCACTCTTCTATATTCTTCCTAGGATGGTGCTTAGAAGCCCTTTTAGCCTTGcccatttttcatattttccaagTGATGATTAGAATTCACAGGTATGACTCAAATTTTGCACTGTATATTGAAGTTGTTATGATATATAAGATTATAGGAATAAGTACAAGAATATGTTTTGCCTTGTTTGTTatagtttttttgtaatttgaAGATGTTACCAGCTATTTGAGGTGCACATTACTTTCTTCAAATACATATTAATAACTTCAGGAAGAATATATGCCTATATACATGTCATTTGTTTGTAACACCATGCCTAGGTagtctttttatttgttaagAGCTTGGCATAATTAGGTTTGAACACAGGTTACAGCAGAGCAAAATTTGAGCAAGACAAGGTCCAGGCAAACTGAACAAGTGCCTTTGTTAGGTCTTCCTACCATCAGTTATGTGGATGCTTTAATTTCTTACTTTAAAACTCCAAGTGTTTATATCACTTTGCAACATGTTGCTATCTACCACACTAGAATCTTTACCTCTTCATCATGTCTCCCGTCAataatttttcttcagtttGGGATACATAGAATGATATTCAGTTGCTATCTGTCATCAATATCTCGTACTCAAATGTGATTCATAAGGTGTTCAGAAACTGATGGATTTACTGCACCTGAAGTAAGGTTTTGCTGTTCCAAAGGATCAGATTACTTTACTATTTCcagtaaagttttatttttgtaaccaGAGCAAGATTCATTTACAAAATActtaaattcacacacacacacacacacacacacacacacacacacacacacacacacacacacacacacacacacacacacacacacacacgatgccaAATGTCTGTACCATGACTGTAGTGTGAAAAGCACTGTACATTGTAAAGTGCACAATTAAAATAAACAATTTTATTTACATCAGTTTCATTTGTTGACTTTTTTGAAGCCCAATACATTAGAGAAATATTTGTTGCCATTTGCACTGTTGCTGTTCTCAGCAGCCTGGGGATTGACAATCTCCAGGCCCTGCAGGGGTGTGAAGGCCACACTGGAGGCTGTACCTGCAACCTGCCGCCGCACAGTTGTCTGTCCACCCAGGGACTGTCTCTGAACCTCTTTTTGAAGTGTCTTGGATAGACGCACCCTTGTCTTCTCATCTACAGTAATCTTACGGATGCGTCCAGCACCACCCTTCCCGAGGGTTCCTCTCGTGTAACCAAGGTCATCTTGATATGCATCTTCCTCTATCTCACCAAAGTTCAtcctgagaaaagaaaaaaacagttacAGATGATCCTATATTCAAATTACAATTAAGAACAGTAGAGTACAAAAGTTAACATCACAATTTATCCAAAACAAATATACTATGGACACACAGTATTCACAAACACCATTAACTTTTTGCATAATTTATCTATGTGCTATTTTACAGGCTATAGCAGTATttcaaatgcaaaaaaataacaaacctgTTTTGGGCTTTGCGGAGATCTGTGACAGCCATACGTTCCTTCATTTTGAGAACCCTACGGCCACCCCGTTTCTTTCCAGGAGCATCAATAGGCTGAGGGAGAGGTTTGATGGATTTCACTGGTGGAGGTTCCTGAAGCTTGTCCAgtttcttctccacttcttccctgAAGCGCAGTCCTTGAGCACCATTGGGACTTCCATGCATGCTGTCCACTCTGGCGGCGAGGGTTGCTTTGCAGGCCACTATGCGGGCAGCCTTGGATCGCAGGTCTGTAGGAGCCTCTTGCACGATTTCACAATTATATATGTAGCCTGCATGTGGCAACATTGATGTCTGTGCCATTCCAatcattgttttcttctgtttgcCAATTAGTAGAACATTACTTGCTGGCATTTTGGACAGATTAGTGAGACCCCCTGCTGCTCCCATCAGttttgctgctgttgatgcTCCCACTATACAAGAAAGATTGGGAGCAATGAAGCTCATTCTGCTTTCCACATACTCAAGAATTCTAATCTTGGTAGTATTGAGATCCTGGGCCATTTTGCATGCCTCCTCAATGGCATCAAGCTCTTCCTCAGTGAGTAGAGTGCCCTGGGTGGTGGATGCTGTTACACTCACCACCATAATTGTTGCCTGTGTCAGGATCATTGCTAGAGCTtcactgttttttattttatccacaTCATTGCCCAGCTCTCGTACTGCATTAAGGTATTCAAGGGGGTTGACTACTAGGGACTCCAGTTCAGGGAATCTCTTAGCATATTTCTCCTTGACAAATTTATGTATGGTGCCAATTTCATCTTCAATATCTACATTAATATTGTTTGCTTCAACTATAAGCTTGTACTCTGGATCTCCTTCTACAGGCCCTTGTAGATCTTCTGCCTTCCTCAGTTTGGAGGCATACTTCTCTATGAGATCTTTAATGTCCCTTAATTTCTGAGAGTCCCAAAGCTTGGCCACCTGTCGCACTGACCGCAGCACTGGCTTGGCCAAGGGCACTTTGAAGTCGTCACTGAATGCATCCTTGGCACCTGaacaaataatagaaataatgtataatatattgaaaaatgaataaacaaatacaataaatttcaataaataaatcaataataacaaatgagagaaaaaggtaCACAGAgcacaaaaacatatattttaataAACTGCAATCTACCAAGAATACTTAATACAGTATCATGGTATAATGTAAATCAAATTCCTTGTCCAAGGAACAACAGCAGATCTTCCCTGTCTCACCAGACAGGAATTAGGTCCTttcattttgagtattttcaacCCCATATATATGCATCAGAAATTTATCATATTGCCACTAACGATTTTTGAAATCTTATCCATAGGGCCCCAGACTAATGCCCACTGCCCCACTTGACTTTAAATCATCAACTATCCACTGAGTGTGTTCATACATGCATGTTGCACTCCAGTGAGTGATCTATCTCAGTACACTAATGCCAAATAAATCACATGGCTTGATTTCTTTGAATGAAGACAAtgccacgcaaaaaaaaaaaaaaaaaaaaaaaaaaaaaaggattaattCAGCCAGTCGTAGCACTTTATTTTgtcaaagaaggaagatgtggCCTGAATCTCAAGCAATTTGAGGTAGATGTCTACATGCACTGGATGTACTTCTCATTATGTGTGAGTATTGCCTGATTTCATGAAACTACTCAAGATTCCCTGACTTGCATGAACAGACTTCAACTGTGAGTGTGAGGTGCCATGGTGACTGCAGCTTGCAAGAAGGCcagaaagggaaggtaagggtgaATGAAATGCTGCCCCATCAggacagtaatttttttttataaactatTCACAGCTAGATGgtggctagattaggttaggttagatttagttaggtCAGCTTTaattacgttgggttaggtttggttaaatttGGTTTAACACCTTACAGTCCCATGGTGTGAGACCAGTGGAACATTCTGCAACAAGTGATCAAAGTGTGTAGTTGTGAACAGCAACACATTATTGTGTGTCTTTCTGAGGAtaaaagtatttttcttttgacaGAATTAGGCATGTTTTGCATTAACtgattattccttcttttcacaaATTGTTGCTTTTTGAGGGAGAGTAGTGAAGGTAACAGTGATATTATCATTGTGTTATCTATGAGGaagaaatttttgttttttctggtTAATTTTAGCATGTTTTGTATTAATCTACTAGGTGCTTTCATTGCAAATCAGCATTTGGAGAGGAAATGGTTGACAGAATGTTTAAAACCCCACTGAAATCTGCCAGAGAAATATCTTTGTCAACCAACTTGAAACATGAAATTATTTACCAGTATGAGGGAAAGAAATTTATTATTTACAATATTTACCTGTATCATAGGTTAAGCCTCAATGCTCTAGTCTAGACCAGTCAAAATGTTTCAAAACCCAAGGCATTACACTATACACACTGCCATAGTTCGCCTTCTGTAATAACATTGCCCCTCACATTTGCACCAGCAACTCTAATAAGTTCTTGCCAAGGTTAGCGACCAGTGTCACTGGGACATAAGGAAGCCAAGATGGTCTGGGCCAACTCACCAAACTCTCAGTCCCCTTACCAACTCTCACagctccctcactctctcttaccAAACTCTTACATTTCCCTCATATAAACACGAGCCCCTAACCCTTTATCAAGCTCTCAGAGCCCCCTCACCATTTTCCCTGGCTTGCAATTCAGTGGCCAgcagctcttcttcttctccatcctcgAAGTCGTTGAGGAGTTCGTCGGCTAAAGACATGGttcaggagggaaggagtcgCAGTACGGTAGTATATTCAACCTCCCTGGACTGACTCAAATGTAAACATTGCCACCAAAGTCTCCAGCGATGCCTCGCTCCCGGCAACCTGCGCACGTCCGTATATTCATAAGCGTTTTACTGTGTTATTCCCACAACTTGCAACAGACTCTGGTGGAAGATACTGTGATTCTGAAGAAAGTTTTCATGTTTCTGGTGAGAATTTAAATGAACATtatttaccataaaaaaaaaaaaaatcatgagaacCTGATAATCTCCGTAGCCCTTGAACATATCCATATGAGAGGATAAAAGCCGCAATGTGGACACCTTTCCAGCTTGGGAAATCCAGAAGTATCTATAGGCTAGCCTTTATGCAACAAGAGCTTTTTCAGGCAAGAAGAGAGTAAAATACAAATTGATCAAAATTATATTTCAACTTACATTAGTAATagaagctatatatatatatatatatatatatatatatatatatatatatatatatatatatatatatatatatatatatatatatatatatatatatatatatatatatatatatatatcaatacgtgatttttaatatatatcctTATGGTACTGGCTTTATTCATACTTGCTGCAGAGTTGTTACATGCAGGGTGCCTAGGTgtcccacgtgtgtgtgtgtgtgtgtgtgtgtgtgtttacatcaCCCCTCAGAGGTCTCAGCAAGTCTGTCGTTCATGCTGATGGCTGTCGAGACTGGCCTGGCCGTCAAAATATACAGGTACACCAGGGACTTCGTCCATTTGATCGGCTAACGTGTTTGCTGCCTGTACTTTCGAGGCACTAGAAGCACCAAATCTGTGAAGCCCCCGACAGGAGCAGGAAAACCGGAGCAGGCTGGGCCACACTAGTCGTGCATTATGCCTCGCAGGAAATTggtaagaagaaataagatatTTTATGGAAGCAACCTTAGCCTAATAATTTCCAGacactgtttatttcctgacaAAATATGATACCTTTTCAAATCATGATGGATAAATCTTAGtgcccttaaggacactaaagtaacctaacccgGGGACGTCGACCCCGGGACATCCACTTAAGGATACTTATCTAACTGGTGGGCTTCGCCTCCTCCCCCTGGACCCCCTTTAAGGACCATAACggtattattttaatttacATCATCATACTCTACAACATTGGGAATATAATTTTTGCATACCCTTAATGGATTCCAAAAACTTTATCACAGAATTTCTGTGGGAAATCCATAGTTTTCAAAATGGACACAGACACTTTCCCCCAAAAAATTCCCAAGACCCCATCCTGTTGGATAGGTTAGGCTACATTAGTATCCCTGAGGGGGGTTGAAGAAGATGCAACCTTTCGGCTAGGTCAAGTTAGATTAGTGTCCCTGGAGAGGTATTAGGGTAGTGCAACCCCCCAGCTAGGTTAGGGTGATTATGGTGTAAATCTAAAAATTTACCAcaataatctaacctaaccaggggGTTTTGCCCCTCACATTAACTGTGGGGGCTCTCTAGAACTCGCTTAAGGATGCTAATCTAATTATTTATGCTGGTACAAAATGGAAGGCATGTTGTTCTGATGAGGAAACTGAAAGACCAGAAATGTTTTGAAATTGAGGAGAAAATCTATGCAGTATACAATCAGTGTGCAGGAAGAAATCTTGGCTCCTTGATTCTTGTATATTCACAGTAATTCTACAAAGAAAGAATGCGTGCATACTTTAAATGAAAGGAATATagtattttgttgtattttactATCAAGAAAGTAATAGGAGAAATATCTTAAAACTAGACTACTGATGCAAAAATCAATTCACCAACAGGGACGTTTGACCagaaaaaataggagggaggCCAAGACTCGGACTGTTACTGAGCAACACCCACAATGCTTTGTTATCACCAGAGGCAATGCTGGGCCAACTCTCAGCAAATTAATGCAAGATTTTCGCAATGTGATGGAACCTAACACAGCCTCCAGACTCAGGGTGAGTGTTCCATATCAGGTAGTACTGTGCAAGTTCTTATGAAGTATGGTTGTATATATAGATTTGTCTACAACTCTTTATTGCAGAAAATGAATGGAATG carries:
- the LOC135110571 gene encoding U4/U6 small nuclear ribonucleoprotein Prp31-like, whose product is MSLADELLNDFEDGEEEELLATELQARENGAKDAFSDDFKVPLAKPVLRSVRQVAKLWDSQKLRDIKDLIEKYASKLRKAEDLQGPVEGDPEYKLIVEANNINVDIEDEIGTIHKFVKEKYAKRFPELESLVVNPLEYLNAVRELGNDVDKIKNSEALAMILTQATIMVVSVTASTTQGTLLTEEELDAIEEACKMAQDLNTTKIRILEYVESRMSFIAPNLSCIVGASTAAKLMGAAGGLTNLSKMPASNVLLIGKQKKTMIGMAQTSMLPHAGYIYNCEIVQEAPTDLRSKAARIVACKATLAARVDSMHGSPNGAQGLRFREEVEKKLDKLQEPPPVKSIKPLPQPIDAPGKKRGGRRVLKMKERMAVTDLRKAQNRMNFGEIEEDAYQDDLGYTRGTLGKGGAGRIRKITVDEKTRVRLSKTLQKEVQRQSLGGQTTVRRQVAGTASSVAFTPLQGLEIVNPQAAENSNSANGNKYFSNVLGFKKVNK